CATGCAGCGAACATGGCCAGCTTGCACAGGCTATTTTTCTTGCCACGCTTTTTTATAAGTCGTTTGCGATAAAGCCAAACGCCGCTCTTAGTCCTAATGCTTCGCCGCCTTTGGGTCGGCCTGCACGTTGACGTGTGTTAAAGGCCATGACATCAAAATGCAACCAATCACAGTCTTTGTTGATAAACTCTTGCAGATACAAGGCAGCGGTAATAGCGCCACCGTAACCAGTTCCTGCTGAGTTAGTGATGTCCGCAATAGTACTGTTTAGCATTGCACGATAAGGTTTGTGCAAAGGCAGTTGCCATGCAGGGTCTTGTGTGACGTCAGACTGAGCCATTAACTGTGCGGCGATTTCACTGTTATTACTAAAAAAGGCAGCCACTTCAGTACCGACAGCGGCGCGTGCTGCGCCGGTTAGCGTGGCGAAGTCGATAATCAATGTTGGTTTTTCGCTCGCAGCTTCGGTTAATGCATCACACAATACCAAGCGTCCTTCTGCATCGGTGTTATCAATTTCCACTGTTTTTCCGCTGCGCGTAGTAATAATATCGCCAGGGCGAAAGGCATTGTCAGAGATCGCATTTTCAACGGCAGGAATCAGTACACGCAGTCGTACCGGTAATTTTTCTGCCATAATCATCTGGGCAAGTCCCAGCACATGGGCGGCACCCCCCATATCTTTTTTCATCCAGCGCATACCCTTAGCGGATTTCATGTCGAGACCGCCGCTGTCGAAGCACACGCCTTTGCCAATTAGCGTAATTTTTTTATCTTCAGCATTGCCCCATTGCATATCAATTAATCGCGGTGCATGGACACTGGCGCGGCCAACGGCATGGATGGTTGGATAGTTATGTTTGAGCAACTCATCACCAACGATTTGCTTAATACTGGCGCTGTATTTTTTGGCCAATGTTTGTGCTGCAATAGCGATATCTTGCGGCATCATGTCAGACGCTGGCGTGTTGATCATGTCGCGAGCGAGGGTGATGGCTTCAATTTGAGT
This portion of the Gammaproteobacteria bacterium genome encodes:
- a CDS encoding leucyl aminopeptidase family protein, whose amino-acid sequence is MTDCFTSNTHSTPIICLTAEEYGNWLTEQNRLTKNWLKNTRYKAKPNSISLVPDRDGAINKIVLGVADHQDMWNLAALPKVLPEGNYQVDKLTELQALAWGLGHYQFNRYQSNQNDPCLVRLFTPQTPSFNLNAISTQIEAITLARDMINTPASDMMPQDIAIAAQTLAKKYSASIKQIVGDELLKHNYPTIHAVGRASVHAPRLIDMQWGNAEDKKITLIGKGVCFDSGGLDMKSAKGMRWMKKDMGGAAHVLGLAQMIMAEKLPVRLRVLIPAVENAISDNAFRPGDIITTRSGKTVEIDNTDAEGRLVLCDALTEAASEKPTLIIDFATLTGAARAAVGTEVAAFFSNNSEIAAQLMAQSDVTQDPAWQLPLHKPYRAMLNSTIADITNSAGTGYGGAITAALYLQEFINKDCDWLHFDVMAFNTRQRAGRPKGGEALGLRAAFGFIANDL